In Calliopsis andreniformis isolate RMS-2024a chromosome 8, iyCalAndr_principal, whole genome shotgun sequence, one DNA window encodes the following:
- the Stip1 gene encoding stress-induced phosphoprotein 1, with product MDQVSVLKEKGNAALQEGRFEEAIKYYTEAINLDGNNHVLYSNRSAAYAKAEQYQQALEDAEKTVALKPDWGKGYSRKGSALAYLGKYDESIDAYKTGLQLDPNNAQLKSGLEEVKAQKQAAASNPFNTPNLFAKLAKDPRTKELLQDPEYLMLLQELRNNPQAFGSKLQDPRILTTLGVLFGIDTDMKMETDPPQPEPPKPKQEPPKPQKKEEDNLPPEKREALTEKQLGNEAYKKKNFEEALAHYNRAVELDPTEIIYLLNIAAVYFEQKEYDKCIAHCEKAIEVGRENRADFKLIAKAFTRIGHAYKKMENWKQAKVYYEKSMSEHRTPEIKTLLSDIDKIIKEEERKAYIDPEKAEEEKELGNQKYKDGDYPAAIKHYTEAIKRNPDDPKYYSNRAACYTKLAAFDLGLKDCEKCVEIDPKFIKGWIRKGKILQGMQQQGKALTAYQKALELDPSNSEALEGYRSCAVSVSSNPEEVRKRAMADPEVQSILRDPAMRLILEQMQSDPRALQDHLKNPDIAAKLQKLLESGLIAIH from the exons ATGGACCAG GTATCTGTGTTGAAAGAAAAAGGTAATGCTGCTTTACAAGAAGGAAGATTTGAGGAGGCTATCAAATATTATACTGAAGCCATTAATTTAGATGGAAACAACCATGTTCTGTATAGTAATAGATCTGCTGCGTATGCTAAGGCAGAACAGTATCAACAAGCATTAGAGGATGCAGAGAAAACTGTAGCTTTGAAACCTGATTGGGGTAAAGGTTATTCGCGCAAAGGCAGTGCACTTGCCTATCTGGGTAAATACGACGAATCCATTGATGCTTATAAAACTGGCCTACAATTGGATCCCAATAATGCACAACTTAAAAGTGGTTTAGAAGAAGTTAAAGCTCAGAAACAAGCAGCAGCTTCTAATCCATTCAATACACCCAATTTGTTTGCTAAACTTGCCAAGGATCCTAGAACCAAAGAACTTTTACAGGATCCAGAATATCTCATGCTTCTACAAGAGTTGCGAAATAATCCACAAGCTTTTGGTTCAAAATTACAAGATCCGAGAATACTCACAACTCTTGGTGTATTGTTTGGTATAGATACAGATATGAAAATGGAAACGGATCCACCTCAACCAGAACCTCCGAAACCTAAGCAAGAACCACCTAAGCCTCAAAAGAAGGAAGAAGATAATCTTCCTCCTGAAAAAAGAGAAGCACTAACAGAGAAACAACTAGGCAATGAAGCTTACAAAAAGAAGAATTTTGAAGAAGCGCTTGCACATTACAACAGAGCAGTAGAATTAGATCCTACAGAAATTATTTACCTATTGAATATAGCTGCAGTATACTTTGAACAAAAGGAATACGATAAGTGTATTGCTCACTGTGAAAAAGCTATCGAAGTAGGAAGAGAAAATAGAGCAGATTTTAAACTAATAGCAAAAGCATTTACTAGAATTGGTCATGCATATAAAAAGATGGAGAACTGGAAACAGGCAAAAGTGTATTATGAAAAATCTATGTCAGAACATAGAACACCAGAAATTAAAACACTTTTATCAGACATTGACAAAATTATTAAAGAAGAAGAGAGAAAAGCATATATTGATCCAGAGAAagcagaagaagaaaaagaacttGGAAATCAAAAATATAAAGATGGAGATTATCCTGCAGCTATAAAACATTATACAGAAGCTATCAAAAGAAATCCTGATGATCCAAAATACTATAGCAATAGAGCTGCCTGTTATACTAAATTAGCAGCGTTTGATCTCGGATTGAAAGATTGCGAGAAGTGCGTTGAAATTGATCCAAAGTTCATCAAAGGTTGGATAAGGAAAGGAAAAATATTGCAAGGTATGCAACAACAGGGAAAAGCGCTCACCGCTTATCAAAAAGCATTGGAGTTAGATCCCTCGAATAGCGAAGCCCTAGAAGGATATCGGTCGTGCGCTGTCTCCGTTAGTTCTAATCCTGAGGAAGTGAGGAAAAGAGCAATGGCTGATCCAGAAGTTCAAAGTATATTACGGGATCCTGCTATGAGACTTATCTTGGAGCAAATGCAAAGCGATCCCAGAGCCTTACAAGA CCACTTAAAAAATCCGGATATAGCAGCAAAGTTGCAAAAACTTTTGGAATCTGGACTCATAGCTATTCATTGA